From one Methylovirgula sp. HY1 genomic stretch:
- a CDS encoding RNA-guided endonuclease TnpB family protein codes for MILAYKFRLYPSLAQRKALDQMLRDFCKLYNAGLEQRIAAFRMRGISLSYKAQASELKTVRAAGEGLERWSFTAEQQVLRRIDKTFKAFFARIRRGETPGFPRFRARARYHAAEFRVGDGLTLRKNDRIANRIANRLGIVGVPGDIKVKWHRKLSGEAKSAILTRQNDKWFVVFHIEVAEAERLDGETAGIDLGLSSLVALSTGETIERPNWTRRAAKGLRKRQRALARCKHGSRRRVKARARLAAYSAKIARKRADTLHKLSANLTARFAGIGIEDLNVKGLARGMLAKDVNDAAWAQLASMLDYKAARAGGTIVKVDPRGTSQTCPDCGTIKPKTLAERRHRCECGCDLDRDVAAAMVVHFRAFGLRPGHGRQNSSRRVAA; via the coding sequence TTGATCCTCGCTTACAAATTCCGGCTGTATCCGAGTCTTGCGCAACGTAAAGCACTCGATCAAATGCTGCGCGACTTCTGCAAGCTCTATAACGCCGGCCTTGAGCAGCGCATCGCCGCATTCCGCATGCGCGGCATATCTCTGAGCTACAAGGCACAGGCCTCCGAATTAAAGACCGTGCGTGCCGCCGGCGAAGGCCTGGAGCGCTGGTCATTCACCGCCGAGCAGCAGGTCCTGCGCCGCATCGACAAGACATTCAAAGCCTTCTTCGCCCGCATCCGGCGCGGAGAAACGCCAGGATTTCCACGTTTTCGCGCCAGGGCTCGCTATCATGCCGCAGAATTTCGCGTCGGAGATGGCCTGACCCTGCGCAAGAACGATCGCATCGCCAATCGCATCGCCAATCGCTTGGGCATCGTCGGCGTTCCTGGCGACATCAAAGTCAAATGGCACCGGAAGCTTTCCGGCGAGGCCAAAAGCGCGATCCTCACACGGCAAAACGACAAATGGTTTGTCGTCTTCCATATCGAGGTGGCCGAGGCGGAACGCCTTGATGGTGAAACGGCTGGGATCGATCTCGGTCTATCCTCACTCGTTGCCCTTTCGACCGGCGAGACGATCGAAAGGCCTAACTGGACGCGCCGGGCCGCCAAGGGCTTACGCAAACGCCAGCGCGCGCTGGCCCGCTGCAAACATGGATCGCGGCGGCGAGTCAAAGCTCGCGCTCGCCTTGCCGCTTACAGCGCAAAGATCGCGCGCAAGCGGGCCGACACCCTGCATAAACTCTCCGCCAATCTGACGGCGCGCTTCGCTGGGATCGGAATAGAGGATTTAAACGTCAAAGGCTTGGCGCGCGGCATGCTTGCCAAGGACGTCAATGACGCCGCGTGGGCGCAACTCGCTTCGATGCTCGACTACAAGGCTGCAAGAGCCGGTGGAACGATCGTCAAAGTCGATCCGCGCGGCACATCCCAAACCTGCCCGGATTGTGGAACGATCAAGCCAAAGACGCTCGCTGAGCGTCGCCACCGCTGCGAATGCGGTTGTGATCTCGATAGAGACGTTGCGGCGGCTATGGTCGTGCATTTCAGGGCTTTCGGACTCCGGCCGGGGCACGGCCGTCAGAACTCAAGCCGGCGGGTTGCCGCGTAG